In Paenibacillus xylanilyticus, the genomic window TATTGGAGAAGCTTGCAGAGATTAAGGTATCTGTGCATTGCTGGCAAGGTGATGATGTGAAAGGCTTTTTGAACCAGGATGGAGAGTTGACGGGAGGCATCTCCGTTACAGGTCAATATCCGGGAGCAGCAACCACTCCTGCAGAACTTCGGGCAGATCTGGAACAAGCCTTTTCGCTAATTCCAGGCAAGCATAAGGTTAATCTGCATGCAATCTATACCGATACGGATGAAAAAGTGGAGCTGGACCAGATCGAGCCCAAGCATTATGAGAAATGGGTGCAATGGGCCAAGGAGCAGGGGCTGGGTCTCGATTTTAACCCGACGTGCTTTTCCCATGAGAAATCTAGCGACGGATTCACACTGAGTCATCCTGATCCGGAGATTCGCCAGTTCTGGATTGATCACTGCAAGGCGTCTCGGCGCATCGGTGCTTATTTTGGCGAGCAATTGGGCCAGACATGCGTAACAAACGTTTGGGTTCCGGACGGGTTCAAGGATAATCCGGTTGATCGCATGACACCACGCAAACGTCTTAAGGATTCGTTGGATGAAGTATTTGCAGAGAAGCTTGATCCGAAGCATAATCTGGACGCGGTTGAGAGTAAACTGTTCGGCCTTGGTTCGGAAGCGTACGTGGTTGGATCACACGAATTCTATATGGGATACGGATTGCAAAATGATACCCTGATCTGCCTGGACGCAGGCCACTTCCATCCCACGGAGGTCATCTCCAACAAGCTGTCTTCCCTTGCGCTGTTTACTAGTGGCATTCTGCTGCATGTGAGCCGTCCAATGCGTTGGGATAGTGACCATGTCGTCATTATGGACGATGAGCTGTTGGAAATCGCACGGGAGCTTGTTCGTCACGACCTGCTGTCAACGACGCATGTGGGCCTCGATTTCTTTGATGCCAGCATCAATCGCGTAGCTGCCTGGGTTGTCGGTACACGCAACACGATCAAGGCTTTGCTGCGCGCCATGCTGGAACCGGTGGATGCACTTAAAGCCGCTGAACTGCAAGGTGATTATACGGTACGGTTGGCGCTGACTGAAGAATTCAAATCCTATCCATTTGGTGCCATCTGGGATTATTATTGTGCACAGCAGGGAGTGCCAGTTCGCGAGAAATGGATCTCCGAGATCAAAACCTATGAAGAAAATGTTTTGCTGCAGCGTGGTAAATCGCTTGTTTAACTTGTTCTTATAAAGGAATTTTGTATTGCTTATTTCATCCTAAACAGATCAAAGCCCGCCGTGGAGCCAGCGTTCCATTGCGGGCTTTTTGGCGTGCAACATTCAAGATGCATAAGTGAACCGAGAAACAACATACTACAAATACATAAACAGGCATATAGAATAGCCCAGCTACTGCAGCAAAGCGAAAAGGAGGATGCTCTAAATTGAATCTAGCCCACAATAAGTTGTATGTCGCTGCTCTTGGCGGCGTAAACGAAATTGGTAAGAACATGTATATTATTCAGTACAACAAGGATATTATCGTCATCGATTGTGGTTCCAAATTTCCGGATGAGACCTTGCCGGGCATCGATCTGATTATTCCGGACGTTTCTTACTTGCTGGAGAATCTGGATCAGGTGAGAGCCCTTGTGGTTACTCATGGACACGAAGATCACATTGGGGGCATACCCTATTTTCTGAAACAAATGAATATCCCCGTATATGCATCCAGGCTAACCCGAGGGTTGATTGAACTGAAACTGAAAGAGCATAACATGCTGCGGACGGCAGATCTTCATACCATCGATGCTCATTCCACTGTAAAGCTGGGGGAAATCGACGTTTCCTTTTTTGCAACGAGCCACAGCATCCCGGACTGCCTGGGCGTTTTCTTCCGTACACCTGGTGGAAATGTGGTACATACCGGCGATTTCAAGTTCGATATGTCACCTGTGAATGGTCCTTATCCTGATCTATATCGAATGGCTGAGATTGGTAAACAGGGGGTTCATCTGCTGCTGTCCGAAAGTACGAATGCTGAACGGCCTGGATTTACACCCTCGGAGCGAGTTGTAGGTGATCGCATTCTGGATGCATTTATTCGAGCGAGGCAAAAAATATTTATCTCCACCTTCGCTTCCAATGTCAGCCGGGTGCAGCAAATTGTGAATGCCACCTTTGAGACCGGTCGCAAACTGGCCTTGCTGGGCAGAAGCATGGTTAACGTTGTGTCGGTTGCCAGTGAACTGGGATACCTTGATGTTCCTGATGGCTTGCTGATTGAAGCGATCGATGTAGATCAGTTTCCTCCTGAACAAGTCGTTATTCTCTGTACGGGAAGCCAAGGTGAACCTATGGCTGCGCTGTCACGGCTCGCAACAGGTAAGCACCCTCATGTTAGAGTGGCAGCAGGTGACACTGTCATTATTGCGGCAGGAGCAATTCCGGGCAACGAACGCAATTTAGCCCACGTTATTGATAACCTGTATGTACTGGGAGCAAGAGTGTTATATGGTTCGAGCGGGTCCGGGGGCATGCATGTGTCGGGACATGGCAGTCAGGAAGAGCTGAAGCTGATGCTGACACTGATGAAGCCGGATTATCTGGTGCCCATCCACGGCGAATTCCGCATGCTGTACCAGCACAGATTACTGGCTGAATCGGTTGGCATAGACCCGGATCACGTATTCATCGTTAATAATGGTGACATGATTCAGTACAAGGATGGCGTAGCATCACCGGGTCCCAAAATCGCTTCGGGCAACAGTCTGGTTGACGGCTTGATTATGGGGGATGTAGGTAATATTGTGCTTCGGGATCGCAGACAGCTATCTTCAGACGGTATGCTTGTCATTGTGACGACTCTTAGCAAAACGGAGAAGCAAATGGTCACGTCTCCAGAGATCATTTCCAGAGGATTTGTGTTTGTGAAAGACTCGGAGGAATTTATGAAGGAGATTCACGGCCTGGTACTGTCCAGAATGGAAGAATTGACCGGAGCCGGAGTGAACCAATGGAATGTCATCAAAAGAAAGCTTAAGGACGAGATCGGACATTACATTTATGCCCAGACCAAACGAAGACCGATGATCCTGCCTATTATCATAGAGGTATGAAAAATGGTTAGAATAAGATAGAAGCCTGAGGAATGCTCATTCATATTTAATGAATAGGCAGCTCCTTCAGGCTTTTTGCTTTTATTTACTTTGAAAAATTCTGTTCATTTTCTTCCGTGATCATTAATCCTTTAATAAACCGGATTGTCTCACAGAGGAGAGAAACTGATGGAATTGTTCGATGTTCAGCTGCTGCGCACTATCAGATAGTGCGACCGCTGGATTCGGATGCACTTCCACCATAACACCGTCGGCACCTGCCGCCAGAGCAGCCTTGGCGCATGGAGCCAGAATATCTTTGCGTCCGGTAGAGTGGGTTACATCCACCAGAACGGGAAGATGGGTTTCCTGTTTTAGAATAGGCACGGCAGAGATATCAAGGGTATTGCGTGTAGCTTTTTCATAAGTGCGAATCCCTCGTTCAATCAGCATGACTTGTTTATTACCACGGGACACGACATATTCCGCAGCATGCACGAATTCATCAATGGTTGCTGCCAACCC contains:
- the rhaA gene encoding L-rhamnose isomerase translates to MDNQVKQAYEAAKLLYTQHGIDTDEVLEKLAEIKVSVHCWQGDDVKGFLNQDGELTGGISVTGQYPGAATTPAELRADLEQAFSLIPGKHKVNLHAIYTDTDEKVELDQIEPKHYEKWVQWAKEQGLGLDFNPTCFSHEKSSDGFTLSHPDPEIRQFWIDHCKASRRIGAYFGEQLGQTCVTNVWVPDGFKDNPVDRMTPRKRLKDSLDEVFAEKLDPKHNLDAVESKLFGLGSEAYVVGSHEFYMGYGLQNDTLICLDAGHFHPTEVISNKLSSLALFTSGILLHVSRPMRWDSDHVVIMDDELLEIARELVRHDLLSTTHVGLDFFDASINRVAAWVVGTRNTIKALLRAMLEPVDALKAAELQGDYTVRLALTEEFKSYPFGAIWDYYCAQQGVPVREKWISEIKTYEENVLLQRGKSLV
- a CDS encoding ribonuclease J — protein: MNLAHNKLYVAALGGVNEIGKNMYIIQYNKDIIVIDCGSKFPDETLPGIDLIIPDVSYLLENLDQVRALVVTHGHEDHIGGIPYFLKQMNIPVYASRLTRGLIELKLKEHNMLRTADLHTIDAHSTVKLGEIDVSFFATSHSIPDCLGVFFRTPGGNVVHTGDFKFDMSPVNGPYPDLYRMAEIGKQGVHLLLSESTNAERPGFTPSERVVGDRILDAFIRARQKIFISTFASNVSRVQQIVNATFETGRKLALLGRSMVNVVSVASELGYLDVPDGLLIEAIDVDQFPPEQVVILCTGSQGEPMAALSRLATGKHPHVRVAAGDTVIIAAGAIPGNERNLAHVIDNLYVLGARVLYGSSGSGGMHVSGHGSQEELKLMLTLMKPDYLVPIHGEFRMLYQHRLLAESVGIDPDHVFIVNNGDMIQYKDGVASPGPKIASGNSLVDGLIMGDVGNIVLRDRRQLSSDGMLVIVTTLSKTEKQMVTSPEIISRGFVFVKDSEEFMKEIHGLVLSRMEELTGAGVNQWNVIKRKLKDEIGHYIYAQTKRRPMILPIIIEV